From Spirosoma aerolatum, one genomic window encodes:
- a CDS encoding MerR family transcriptional regulator, whose protein sequence is MSTYSIKDLEQLSGIKAHTLRIWEQRYAILAPQRTDTNIRTYDDQDLKLVLNIALLKDHGYKISEISKLSPQELYQEVVKISEKPLSFPDQIQALALAMIDLDEEQFEKVMLANTRQFGFENTYLNVIYPFLSRVGILWVTGSIGPAQEHFITSLIRQKLIVAIDGLISQPANGKKYMLFLPEGEYHEISLLFAHYIIRSRSNKVIYFGQSLPFRELAFAYDRYKPDYLFTVLTSSLANHEVQHFVNRLASTFPKAEVMLTGYQVVGQDIETPGNVSIITQINELIRIASS, encoded by the coding sequence ATGAGCACTTACTCGATTAAAGATTTAGAGCAACTTTCTGGTATTAAAGCGCATACGTTACGCATCTGGGAGCAACGATACGCTATCCTCGCCCCACAACGAACCGATACAAACATTCGTACTTACGACGATCAGGATCTTAAACTCGTATTGAACATTGCCTTATTAAAGGATCACGGTTATAAGATTTCAGAGATTTCGAAGCTATCTCCGCAGGAACTGTATCAGGAAGTGGTAAAGATTTCGGAAAAGCCGCTTAGCTTCCCGGATCAAATCCAAGCGCTCGCACTTGCCATGATTGATCTGGACGAAGAGCAGTTTGAAAAAGTCATGCTTGCCAATACGCGCCAGTTTGGTTTCGAAAATACCTATCTGAACGTCATTTATCCTTTTCTAAGTCGCGTTGGCATCTTATGGGTAACCGGATCAATAGGCCCTGCCCAGGAACACTTTATAACTAGTCTGATCCGGCAAAAGCTTATTGTTGCTATTGATGGGTTAATTTCTCAGCCAGCTAATGGTAAAAAATACATGCTGTTTTTACCCGAAGGGGAATACCATGAGATCAGTCTGTTATTTGCCCACTACATTATCCGGTCGAGGTCGAACAAAGTTATTTACTTCGGGCAGAGCTTACCATTTAGGGAGTTGGCTTTTGCCTATGACCGATATAAGCCCGATTACCTGTTTACTGTGTTGACCTCTTCACTGGCTAACCATGAAGTACAGCACTTTGTCAACCGCTTAGCCAGCACATTTCCTAAGGCCGAAGTTATGCTTACTGGCTATCAGGTTGTAGGGCAAGACATAGAGACACCTGGCAATGTTTCGATTATCACTCAGATCAACGAATTAATTCGTATTGCTTCCAGTTAA
- a CDS encoding transposase: MAGSIQNHCETILNYFDTPSTNASAELLNVKIKVFRSHFRVVRNVEFFLYRLTHLYA, translated from the coding sequence GTGGCCGGTTCCATTCAGAATCACTGCGAGACGATTTTGAACTATTTTGATACTCCCAGCACCAATGCCTCGGCCGAATTGTTGAATGTCAAGATTAAGGTGTTTCGTAGCCACTTCCGTGTAGTTCGGAATGTGGAATTCTTTCTGTATCGACTCACTCATTTATATGCTTAA
- the era gene encoding GTPase Era: MNTEIIENFPANHKAGFVSIVGKPNVGKSTLMNQLVGERLSIITSKAQTTRHRIMGILNGTHDGQEFQLVYSDTPGIIKPQYKLHESMMSFVRGSIEDADVVLFVTDIFEQHDENDVIERLQKSEVPILLLINKIDQATHDQVTEKIAYWEAHFKAQEIIPISALNGFNIDKVFDAIFNRLPVHPPYFPKDELTDKPERFFASEIIREKIFLNYKKEVPYSSEVIITSFKEKPDIIVVQAEILVERATQRAILLGEGGKMIKKTGIMAREELERFFGKKVFLEQFVKVEPDWRQKERMLKRLGYDE; encoded by the coding sequence ATGAACACGGAAATCATCGAAAATTTTCCGGCCAACCATAAGGCCGGCTTCGTTAGTATCGTCGGCAAGCCCAATGTAGGTAAGTCAACACTGATGAATCAGCTTGTTGGCGAGCGTCTGTCAATCATCACTTCTAAAGCACAAACCACTCGCCATCGCATTATGGGAATCCTGAATGGTACCCACGATGGCCAGGAATTCCAGCTTGTTTACTCCGATACACCGGGCATTATCAAGCCACAATACAAACTTCATGAGTCCATGATGAGCTTTGTACGTGGCTCCATCGAAGATGCGGATGTGGTTTTGTTTGTGACGGATATTTTTGAGCAGCATGACGAAAATGATGTCATTGAACGACTACAAAAATCGGAAGTACCTATACTCCTGCTTATTAATAAGATAGACCAGGCAACACACGATCAGGTTACCGAAAAGATAGCGTATTGGGAGGCCCATTTCAAAGCTCAGGAAATCATACCGATCTCGGCGTTGAACGGATTCAATATCGATAAGGTATTTGACGCTATTTTCAATCGGCTACCTGTGCATCCGCCTTATTTTCCGAAAGATGAATTAACCGATAAGCCGGAGCGATTCTTCGCTTCAGAAATCATACGGGAGAAGATCTTTCTGAACTATAAAAAAGAGGTGCCGTATAGCAGTGAGGTTATTATTACCAGCTTTAAAGAGAAACCAGATATTATTGTTGTTCAGGCTGAAATACTGGTTGAACGCGCTACCCAACGCGCTATTTTACTTGGAGAAGGTGGTAAAATGATCAAAAAAACGGGCATAATGGCCCGGGAAGAGCTCGAACGCTTCTTCGGCAAAAAAGTATTTCTCGAACAATTCGTCAAAGTAGAACCCGACTGGCGCCAGAAAGAACGGATGCTCAAACGGTTGGGGTATGATGAATAA
- the der gene encoding ribosome biogenesis GTPase Der: MANIVAIVGRPNVGKSTLFNRLTEQRQAIMDNQSGVTRDRHYGTAEWNNKYFTVIDTGGYVVGSEDVFEESIREQVEIAIQESTVLLFVVDTQTGITGLDEDFANVLRRSKKPIYLVANKAETIERTHAAAEFYGLGLGDPYPISSATGSGTGDLLDEVVKHFQTDGVENPNAGIPRVAILGRPNVGKSSFLNVLTGQERSIVTDIAGTTRDAIDTRYRAYGKDFILTDTAGIRRKARIQDNIEFYSTLRSIKAMEESDVCIILLDATRGLEAQDLTIIGQAVRARKGVVIMVNKWDAIEKDSRTADVWRKEMIQRMMPIDYLPIIFASVHEKQRIFQVMEKAMEVYENKSKKIATSKLNEAMQPEIERYPPPAVKGKHIKIKYMLQVPTPSPTFVFFCNLPQYVQESYQRFLENKLRDHFDFTGVPITLFFRQK, translated from the coding sequence ATGGCAAATATTGTTGCAATTGTGGGTCGCCCCAATGTGGGTAAATCTACGCTGTTTAACCGCCTGACTGAGCAACGCCAGGCCATTATGGATAACCAAAGTGGGGTTACCCGCGACCGGCATTATGGCACGGCCGAGTGGAATAACAAATATTTTACGGTTATCGATACCGGAGGCTATGTTGTCGGATCCGAAGATGTTTTTGAGGAGTCTATCCGCGAACAGGTTGAAATAGCGATACAAGAATCGACGGTTCTGTTGTTCGTTGTCGACACGCAAACGGGTATAACTGGCCTCGACGAAGATTTTGCCAATGTGCTTCGCCGGTCGAAAAAGCCAATTTATCTGGTTGCTAATAAGGCTGAAACCATCGAGCGAACACATGCCGCTGCGGAATTTTACGGTTTGGGATTAGGTGACCCCTACCCTATTTCGTCCGCAACTGGCTCAGGAACAGGTGATTTACTAGATGAAGTTGTCAAGCACTTCCAGACCGATGGGGTAGAAAACCCGAATGCTGGCATTCCTCGTGTAGCTATTCTGGGGCGCCCTAATGTGGGCAAATCATCTTTTCTGAATGTATTGACTGGTCAGGAACGGAGCATTGTCACTGATATTGCCGGTACCACCCGCGATGCTATTGATACACGTTACCGCGCTTATGGTAAAGATTTTATATTGACCGACACGGCTGGCATCCGACGCAAAGCGCGAATTCAGGACAACATCGAATTTTATTCTACCCTGCGCTCGATTAAAGCGATGGAAGAATCGGATGTATGCATCATCCTTCTTGATGCCACACGCGGTCTGGAAGCGCAGGATTTAACCATTATTGGGCAAGCCGTTCGGGCCAGAAAAGGCGTAGTCATCATGGTAAACAAATGGGATGCCATTGAGAAAGACTCCCGAACCGCCGATGTGTGGCGAAAAGAGATGATCCAGCGGATGATGCCCATTGATTATTTGCCTATCATTTTCGCATCGGTTCACGAAAAGCAGCGCATTTTTCAGGTAATGGAGAAAGCGATGGAGGTGTACGAAAATAAAAGCAAGAAAATAGCCACTTCGAAACTGAATGAGGCTATGCAACCTGAGATTGAACGGTATCCGCCCCCAGCGGTCAAAGGAAAGCATATTAAAATCAAATATATGCTTCAGGTACCAACGCCTTCTCCAACGTTTGTTTTTTTCTGTAACCTGCCGCAATATGTTCAGGAATCTTATCAGCGATTTCTGGAAAATAAGCTGCGCGATCATTTTGATTTTACAGGTGTGCCGATCACCTTATTTTTCAGGCAGAAATAG